A single Campylobacter hyointestinalis subsp. hyointestinalis DNA region contains:
- a CDS encoding ankyrin repeat domain-containing protein: MRIALFITFFCFCLANGVDFTDRIYKLSNQIRGDEKNCFTNAGFYSTKTKEIITLGLSDPKEYAKMLPQKDEYERLVDESKEYFRFWAVKSISNFILFNEFNKEFISVVPKLNKYYQGEFALDEPSAIFFATHIANEFLFLSVGDYYKAYKLTKLENMMLNEKLDINEFINELYLQKPNKHELTNLLYIALLKNQDKVLFSTLINMGAMINSGDESAIFFALKNRKNVEFLLKNGADVNYENSFGKTPLFYAIDFKDNDLIKFLVKNGANVNKKYISNTQKDAIASGIKNIPFFQNLCALEHTSRTVFMHAAFHSTPEILNFLIKNGADIQAKDDLGYNALDYALIAKNSANIEFLSATGLKSNLGEIK, from the coding sequence ATGAGAATTGCGCTATTTATTACGTTTTTTTGTTTTTGTTTAGCAAACGGTGTTGATTTTACAGATAGAATTTATAAATTAAGCAACCAAATAAGAGGCGATGAGAAAAACTGTTTTACAAATGCGGGTTTTTATAGTACGAAAACAAAAGAGATCATAACTCTTGGGCTAAGCGATCCTAAAGAGTATGCAAAAATGCTTCCGCAAAAAGACGAATACGAAAGATTGGTTGATGAGAGTAAAGAGTATTTTCGTTTTTGGGCTGTAAAAAGCATAAGCAACTTTATACTTTTTAATGAGTTTAATAAAGAATTTATCAGTGTAGTTCCAAAGCTTAATAAATACTATCAAGGTGAGTTTGCTCTTGATGAGCCAAGCGCTATCTTTTTTGCTACTCATATCGCAAATGAATTTTTATTTTTGAGCGTGGGCGATTATTACAAGGCTTATAAACTTACAAAGCTTGAAAATATGATGCTAAATGAGAAGTTAGATATTAATGAATTTATAAATGAACTATACTTGCAAAAGCCAAATAAGCACGAACTAACAAACCTTTTGTATATAGCACTTTTGAAAAATCAAGATAAGGTTTTGTTTTCGACTTTGATAAATATGGGCGCTATGATAAATAGCGGAGATGAGTCTGCTATATTTTTTGCGTTAAAAAATAGAAAGAATGTGGAATTTTTACTGAAAAATGGAGCCGATGTGAATTACGAAAATTCATTTGGTAAAACTCCGTTATTTTATGCTATCGATTTTAAAGATAATGATCTGATAAAGTTTTTAGTCAAAAATGGCGCAAATGTCAATAAAAAATACATAAGCAATACCCAAAAAGACGCTATCGCTTCAGGGATAAAAAACATACCGTTTTTTCAAAATTTATGTGCATTAGAGCATACTTCAAGAACCGTTTTTATGCACGCGGCTTTTCATTCTACTCCTGAAATTTTAAATTTTTTGATAAAAAATGGAGCAGATATACAAGCTAAAGACGATCTTGGATATAACGCGCTTGATTATGCTTTGATAGCTAAAAATAGTGCAAACATAGAGTTTTTAAGTGCTACTGGTTTAAAATCAAATTTAGGAGAAATAAAGTGA
- a CDS encoding SDR family NAD(P)-dependent oxidoreductase — translation MKNTAFITGASSGFGEALARRLSKEGFKLILLARRKDRLESLATKLGNTHIICADIRDKNAVFKAIDELPKEFKDIEILINNAGLALGQETVMDAKIEDFETMIDTNIKGLIYATKATLPLMKNGGYIFNLGSVAGSWPYPGGNVYGATKAFVEQFSLNLRNDLKGKDIRVTTIKPGIAKTEFSLVRFKGDEQKSDNVYNSTKYLEANDIAQIVIDCINLPKHVNINTLEVMPTTQSWAGFFFEKE, via the coding sequence GTGAAAAATACAGCTTTTATAACAGGAGCAAGCTCTGGATTTGGAGAGGCTCTTGCTAGAAGACTTAGCAAAGAGGGCTTTAAGCTCATACTTTTAGCAAGGCGTAAAGATAGACTTGAAAGTCTTGCCACCAAGCTTGGAAATACGCACATAATATGCGCCGATATCAGAGATAAAAACGCTGTTTTTAAAGCAATTGATGAGCTTCCAAAAGAGTTTAAAGATATAGAAATTCTTATAAATAACGCAGGTCTTGCTCTAGGACAAGAAACAGTAATGGATGCAAAAATAGAAGATTTTGAAACTATGATAGATACAAATATCAAAGGACTCATCTATGCTACAAAAGCGACTTTGCCACTAATGAAAAATGGCGGATATATATTTAATCTCGGCTCAGTTGCTGGGAGTTGGCCATATCCTGGCGGAAATGTTTATGGTGCTACGAAAGCCTTCGTGGAGCAGTTTAGTCTAAATCTTAGAAATGACTTAAAAGGTAAAGATATTAGAGTAACGACGATAAAGCCTGGTATCGCTAAAACTGAGTTTAGCTTAGTGAGATTTAAAGGTGATGAGCAAAAAAGCGACAATGTTTATAACTCTACTAAATATCTAGAAGCTAATGATATCGCGCAAATAGTCATAGACTGCATAAATTTACCTAAACACGTAAATATAAATACTCTTGAAGTTATGCCTACTACTCAGAGCTGGGCAGGTTTTTTCTTTGAAAAAGAGTAA
- the trmA gene encoding tRNA (uridine(54)-C5)-methyltransferase TrmA, translated as MKLDCVYLKDCGSCIFETSYDEQIRFKQGFVRELFDEFYSGEFEFFSSPVSKFRSRAEFGIYHDNDGISYSMRGVANKFVKINACEIVSAQISNLMPVLLKKISSVLALKQKLFGVEFISTKNEILAILLYHKDICTIKKELEDLHFELGVNLIARSRGKKLVFGSPYLNETLSIKGKDYSYTFGDAAFIQPNTIMNEKMISWALDCSSNTKDLLELYCGHGNFTIPMSFKFKKVLATEISKNSILSAQKNCESNSAKNIKFLRMSAEELMEAFAKKREFVRLKDVCLDEFDFSHILVDPPRAGCDESVLAFMKKYENIIYISCNPLTLKENLKTLCRTHRISKFAIFDQFVHTKHIECGVLLRKI; from the coding sequence TTGAAGCTTGATTGTGTATATCTTAAGGACTGCGGAAGCTGTATTTTTGAAACTAGCTATGATGAACAGATCAGATTTAAGCAAGGTTTTGTAAGAGAGTTGTTTGATGAATTTTATAGTGGTGAATTTGAGTTTTTCAGCTCGCCTGTGTCTAAATTTAGAAGTAGGGCGGAGTTTGGAATTTATCACGATAATGATGGCATTAGCTACTCTATGAGAGGAGTAGCTAATAAATTCGTAAAGATAAATGCGTGTGAGATAGTAAGCGCTCAGATATCAAATTTAATGCCTGTCTTGCTAAAAAAAATAAGCTCTGTTTTGGCTTTAAAACAAAAGCTTTTTGGAGTGGAGTTTATCTCTACAAAAAATGAAATTTTGGCTATTTTGCTTTACCATAAAGACATTTGTACTATAAAAAAAGAGCTTGAAGATCTTCATTTTGAACTCGGTGTAAATTTAATAGCTAGAAGTAGGGGTAAAAAGCTTGTTTTTGGCAGCCCTTATCTAAATGAGACTTTGTCTATAAAAGGCAAGGATTATAGCTATACTTTTGGCGACGCAGCTTTTATCCAGCCTAATACGATTATGAATGAAAAGATGATCTCTTGGGCATTAGACTGTTCTTCAAACACCAAAGATTTATTGGAACTTTACTGTGGACATGGAAATTTCACTATCCCGATGAGTTTTAAATTTAAAAAAGTATTAGCTACTGAGATAAGTAAAAACTCTATTTTAAGCGCTCAAAAAAACTGTGAATCAAACAGTGCAAAAAATATCAAATTCCTAAGAATGAGTGCAGAAGAGCTTATGGAAGCATTTGCTAAGAAAAGAGAGTTTGTACGTCTTAAAGATGTTTGTTTAGACGAGTTTGATTTTAGTCATATTTTAGTAGATCCGCCACGTGCAGGCTGTGATGAAAGTGTACTAGCATTTATGAAAAAATATGAAAATATCATTTATATATCTTGCAATCCTCTAACTTTAAAAGAAAATTTAAAGACTCTTTGTAGAACTCATAGAATATCTAAATTTGCTATCTTTGATCAGTTTGTGCATACAAAACATATAGAATGTGGAGTTTTACTAAGAAAAATTTAA
- a CDS encoding CZB domain-containing protein, whose translation MIYNEIFASLAKLDHVIFKIFGYGHVLTKNYEAMSDHLSCRLGKWYEGAGKEVFGSTAQYAQLIEPHKQVHAAINKAIELSGKKARSELVLEQFNKAEEASMRLFGIFSEMVKTKTCSMD comes from the coding sequence GTGATATACAACGAGATATTCGCGTCACTTGCAAAACTAGATCACGTTATATTTAAGATCTTTGGATACGGACACGTTCTTACTAAAAACTATGAAGCCATGAGCGACCACCTTAGTTGTCGTCTTGGAAAATGGTATGAAGGCGCTGGAAAAGAGGTATTTGGCTCAACCGCGCAATACGCTCAGCTTATCGAGCCGCATAAACAAGTCCACGCAGCCATAAACAAGGCTATAGAATTATCAGGCAAAAAAGCCAGAAGTGAGCTTGTGCTAGAGCAATTTAACAAAGCTGAAGAAGCGAGTATGAGACTATTTGGAATATTTAGCGAAATGGTAAAAACCAAAACTTGCTCTATGGATTAG
- a CDS encoding HAD family hydrolase yields MSIKCVIFDMDGTLIDSKKAICKTINHMRACMQMPELDDDFIMSIINDPQKNSIKEFYGFDEITTDMRLKFEKEFNKNYELYAVVYKEAMELLEALKEKDYLLGVATNAPHATIENILKNCGILGYFETIVGASKGIAPKPDPAMLNIIRDKFGVECAFIGDSAKDYLAAKNADMRYIHVIWGRDEIISEIQNCKTAKDVIEALH; encoded by the coding sequence ATGAGTATTAAATGTGTTATTTTCGATATGGACGGTACTCTTATAGATAGTAAAAAAGCTATCTGCAAGACGATAAATCATATGAGAGCTTGTATGCAGATGCCTGAATTAGATGATGATTTCATAATGTCTATTATAAATGATCCTCAAAAAAACTCTATCAAAGAATTCTATGGTTTTGATGAGATAACTACCGATATGAGGTTAAAATTTGAAAAAGAATTTAATAAAAACTATGAGCTTTACGCTGTAGTTTATAAAGAAGCTATGGAGCTTTTAGAAGCTTTAAAAGAAAAAGATTATCTGCTTGGAGTAGCTACAAACGCGCCACACGCAACTATAGAAAATATCCTTAAAAATTGTGGCATTTTGGGGTATTTTGAGACTATAGTAGGAGCAAGTAAAGGCATTGCACCAAAACCAGATCCTGCTATGTTAAACATCATAAGAGATAAATTTGGCGTAGAATGTGCATTTATCGGAGACAGCGCGAAAGATTACTTGGCTGCGAAAAATGCCGATATGCGCTATATCCACGTTATATGGGGTAGAGATGAGATCATAAGCGAGATACAAAACTGTAAAACTGCAAAAGACGTCATAGAAGCTTTGCATTAA
- a CDS encoding NADP-dependent isocitrate dehydrogenase → MADIIYTYTDEAPALATYSLFPIIKEFLSRGGIDIETMDISLAARILANFPEYLKEEQKVPNFLEILGEMTKEKTANIIKLPNISASLPQLNAAIAELQSKGYAVPNYVENPSNDKEASIKARYAKVLGSAVNPVLREGNSDRRCAAAVKAYAKEFPHKNGAWSKDIKTRVSYMNGGDFYSNEKSVIVSGDTKFKIEFEDAHGKKELLKDGIKAGRGDIISATFLSANKLDKFIEESIKDAKDSGLLYSVHLKATMMKVSDPVIFGHFVKVFFKEIFEEFASELKEAGVNQNNGLKDLFAKIENLPCKAKILAKFDEIYATRADLAMVDSDKGITNLHVPSDVIIDASMPAMIRNSGKMWDKKGDARDTLAVIPDKTYATIYEATIEDLKANGALNPATIGSVSNVGLMAKKAEEYGSHDKTFIAKSNGKFIVSSDNGDNMEFKVEEGDIFRAIEAKDEAIKDWIKLAINRAKATKSPAIFWLDENRAHDANMIQIVTDELKKYDLSNLDISIAEPTKAIKRSISIIRSGKDAISVTGNVLRDYLTDLFPILELGTSAKMLSIVPLLNGGGLFETGAGGSAPKIAWQLIEENHLRWDSLGEFLALGASLEHLANISGKKEAKILADTLDKAIQSYLKNDNSPRKNIGENDNRGSHFYLTLYWANELANSELKDKFSAMAKELSENKESIVNELNKAQGKRVEIGGYYKFDDKLVSNIMRPSKLFNEILGK, encoded by the coding sequence ATGGCTGATATAATCTACACTTACACAGACGAGGCGCCAGCACTCGCGACTTACTCTTTGTTCCCTATCATAAAAGAGTTTTTGTCACGCGGCGGCATTGATATAGAAACTATGGATATTTCTTTAGCAGCAAGAATACTTGCAAACTTTCCAGAATACCTAAAAGAAGAGCAAAAAGTACCTAATTTCTTAGAAATTTTAGGTGAAATGACAAAAGAAAAAACTGCAAATATAATCAAGCTCCCAAATATTTCAGCGTCACTTCCACAACTAAATGCTGCTATAGCAGAGCTTCAAAGCAAAGGTTACGCGGTTCCAAATTATGTTGAAAATCCTAGTAATGACAAAGAAGCAAGCATAAAAGCTAGATATGCAAAAGTGCTTGGAAGTGCTGTAAATCCAGTACTTAGAGAAGGCAACTCAGATAGAAGATGTGCTGCGGCTGTTAAAGCGTATGCAAAAGAATTCCCACATAAAAACGGAGCTTGGAGCAAAGATATAAAAACACGCGTATCATATATGAATGGTGGTGATTTTTACTCAAATGAAAAATCAGTCATAGTTAGCGGAGATACCAAATTTAAGATAGAATTTGAAGATGCTCATGGCAAAAAAGAGCTATTAAAAGACGGCATAAAAGCCGGACGTGGGGACATTATTAGCGCTACATTTCTAAGTGCTAATAAACTTGATAAATTTATAGAAGAAAGTATAAAAGACGCTAAAGACAGTGGTTTGCTTTATTCAGTACATCTAAAAGCTACTATGATGAAAGTCAGCGATCCTGTGATTTTTGGACATTTTGTAAAGGTATTTTTTAAAGAGATATTTGAAGAGTTTGCAAGTGAGCTTAAAGAGGCTGGAGTAAACCAAAACAACGGGCTAAAAGATCTATTTGCAAAAATAGAAAATCTACCTTGCAAAGCAAAAATTCTAGCTAAATTTGATGAAATTTACGCCACTAGAGCAGATCTTGCTATGGTAGATAGCGACAAAGGTATCACAAACTTGCACGTTCCAAGCGACGTTATAATCGACGCTTCGATGCCTGCAATGATAAGAAATAGCGGTAAAATGTGGGATAAGAAAGGTGATGCTAGAGATACTTTGGCCGTTATCCCAGATAAGACTTACGCTACCATATATGAAGCAACTATCGAAGATCTAAAAGCAAATGGAGCTTTAAATCCAGCAACCATAGGAAGCGTTTCAAACGTTGGGCTTATGGCAAAAAAAGCTGAAGAGTACGGAAGCCACGATAAAACTTTTATAGCAAAAAGCAATGGTAAATTTATAGTAAGTAGCGATAATGGCGATAATATGGAGTTTAAAGTAGAAGAGGGAGATATATTTCGCGCTATAGAGGCTAAAGATGAAGCGATCAAAGACTGGATAAAACTAGCAATAAATAGAGCTAAAGCTACGAAGTCTCCTGCTATATTTTGGTTAGATGAAAATCGTGCCCATGATGCAAATATGATACAAATCGTAACAGATGAACTAAAAAAATATGATCTTTCAAATTTAGATATAAGTATAGCTGAGCCGACAAAAGCTATAAAACGAAGTATATCTATCATAAGAAGCGGAAAAGATGCTATAAGTGTGACAGGAAATGTGCTAAGAGATTATTTAACTGATCTTTTCCCTATACTTGAGCTAGGAACTAGTGCAAAAATGCTATCTATCGTACCTTTGCTAAATGGAGGTGGACTTTTTGAGACTGGAGCTGGCGGAAGCGCACCAAAAATCGCATGGCAACTTATAGAAGAAAATCACCTTAGATGGGATAGCTTGGGTGAATTTTTAGCTCTTGGGGCAAGCTTAGAACATCTTGCAAATATAAGTGGTAAAAAAGAGGCAAAAATCTTAGCAGATACTCTTGATAAAGCAATCCAAAGTTATTTAAAAAATGACAATTCTCCACGTAAAAATATAGGTGAAAATGATAACCGCGGAAGTCATTTTTATCTTACTCTTTATTGGGCAAATGAACTAGCAAATAGTGAGCTAAAAGATAAATTTAGTGCTATGGCAAAAGAGCTTAGCGAAAATAAAGAAAGTATCGTAAATGAGCTAAATAAAGCTCAAGGCAAAAGAGTCGAAATAGGCGGATACTATAAATTTGATGATAAACTAGTGTCAAATATAATGAGACCTAGCAAACTTTTCAATGAAATTTTAGGAAAATGA
- a CDS encoding malate dehydrogenase, with translation MKIAIIGAGNVGACTASLLISRQVCKKVALIDINKNLATVKAIDLAQMVAALDLDIDVVGGDDYSLIKDYDIVVITAGFARREDQKREDLIATNAKIVASSAINIAKWAPNSIIVVVTNPLDIMVYVALKASKFSPLKVIGMAGELDSARLKYEISSKLGTSSAKCFAKCVGTHNNDMICLESSMKFEDKSIKDIFDPDEIEEIKQRTKNGGANIVKLMGTSAFYAPSAGVLKMCESIKNGDEKPLSCSVFSKFGEDEVSIGRLVKLDNNGIKEILELNLTQKEMKNFKDSIEKVIKIISYINI, from the coding sequence TTGAAAATCGCAATTATAGGCGCTGGAAATGTTGGGGCTTGCACAGCAAGTTTGCTTATTTCCAGACAAGTGTGTAAAAAAGTAGCACTTATAGATATAAATAAAAATCTTGCGACTGTTAAAGCTATCGATCTAGCTCAAATGGTCGCTGCTTTAGATCTTGATATAGATGTAGTCGGCGGTGATGACTACTCTTTGATCAAAGATTATGATATAGTTGTCATAACAGCAGGTTTTGCTAGAAGAGAAGATCAAAAAAGAGAAGATCTAATAGCCACAAACGCCAAAATAGTAGCTTCTAGCGCGATTAACATTGCTAAATGGGCGCCAAATTCTATTATAGTAGTAGTGACAAATCCACTTGATATAATGGTATATGTAGCCTTAAAAGCTAGCAAATTTAGTCCTTTAAAAGTCATAGGTATGGCAGGAGAACTAGATAGTGCAAGGCTTAAGTATGAGATATCTTCAAAACTAGGAACGTCGTCCGCAAAATGCTTTGCAAAGTGCGTGGGAACACACAATAACGATATGATATGCTTAGAATCGTCTATGAAATTTGAAGATAAAAGCATAAAAGATATCTTTGATCCAGATGAGATAGAAGAAATAAAACAAAGAACCAAAAACGGTGGTGCAAATATAGTAAAATTAATGGGAACTTCAGCATTTTACGCACCTAGTGCAGGTGTTCTAAAGATGTGCGAAAGCATAAAAAACGGCGATGAAAAGCCTCTTAGTTGCTCTGTATTTAGTAAATTTGGCGAAGATGAAGTATCTATTGGACGCTTAGTAAAACTTGACAATAACGGTATCAAAGAGATCTTGGAGTTAAATTTAACACAAAAAGAGATGAAAAACTTTAAAGATAGTATCGAAAAAGTTATTAAAATTATAAGCTATATAAATATATAA
- a CDS encoding 4Fe-4S binding protein, translated as MKEQPVGMAVWVDEDRCKACDICVSYCPAGVLGMKEDIHAVQGMMIEVSHPESCIGCRDCELHCPDFAIYVADKGFKFAKITPEAKERAAAVKANHFRKLK; from the coding sequence ATGAAAGAACAACCAGTAGGTATGGCTGTTTGGGTAGATGAGGACAGATGCAAAGCTTGCGATATCTGTGTTAGCTACTGCCCAGCAGGAGTTTTGGGCATGAAAGAAGATATTCATGCTGTTCAAGGTATGATGATAGAAGTAAGTCATCCTGAATCCTGTATAGGATGTAGGGATTGTGAGCTTCATTGTCCTGATTTTGCTATCTATGTTGCCGACAAAGGCTTTAAATTTGCGAAAATTACCCCAGAAGCAAAAGAGAGAGCTGCTGCTGTAAAAGCAAATCATTTTAGGAAACTTAAATAA
- a CDS encoding 2-oxoglutarate synthase subunit alpha, which translates to MRSIITTGNALVSRAAVDCGCNFFGGYPITPSSEVAHELSVLLPKNGGKFIQMEDEIAGVSVALGASMSGAKAMTASSGPGISLKSEQIGLGFIAEIPLVIVNVMRGGPSTGLPTRVAQGDILQAKTPSHGDYCSIAVAPGSLDEIYTETVRAFNLANRFSTPVFLLLDETIGHMQGKAVVPEVADLKIEPRREFKGDPKDYKPYEAKEDEPATLNPFFKGYRYHITGLHHGETGFPTEDGKLVDYNIKRLFNKIKGHIDEISNYEEYKLDDAEICIICYGSVSLAAKEAVDKLRNEGIKVGIFRPITLWPSPEAKLKEIGSKFKKILVTELNLGQYLEEIQRCTLRNDFKTLLKANGRPLSPSEIINKVKEF; encoded by the coding sequence ATGAGAAGTATAATAACAACAGGAAATGCACTTGTATCACGTGCAGCTGTGGATTGTGGTTGCAATTTTTTTGGCGGTTACCCTATAACACCATCAAGTGAAGTAGCACACGAATTAAGCGTTTTATTGCCTAAAAACGGTGGTAAATTTATACAAATGGAAGATGAGATAGCTGGTGTTTCAGTTGCTCTTGGCGCTAGTATGAGCGGTGCTAAGGCTATGACCGCTAGCTCAGGACCTGGTATTTCACTAAAATCAGAGCAGATAGGTCTTGGATTTATAGCTGAAATTCCTTTGGTTATAGTAAATGTTATGCGTGGCGGTCCATCTACTGGTCTTCCTACTCGCGTTGCTCAAGGAGATATTCTTCAAGCAAAAACTCCTAGCCACGGTGATTATTGCTCTATTGCAGTAGCCCCTGGTAGTTTGGATGAAATTTATACTGAAACAGTAAGAGCATTTAACCTTGCAAATCGTTTTAGTACTCCGGTTTTTTTGCTTCTTGATGAGACTATCGGGCACATGCAAGGAAAAGCCGTAGTTCCGGAGGTTGCAGATCTAAAGATAGAGCCACGTCGTGAGTTTAAAGGAGATCCAAAAGATTATAAGCCTTATGAAGCAAAAGAAGACGAACCAGCTACTTTAAATCCGTTTTTTAAAGGTTATCGTTATCACATAACAGGTCTTCATCACGGTGAAACAGGCTTCCCGACTGAAGATGGAAAACTAGTAGACTACAACATAAAAAGACTATTTAATAAAATAAAAGGTCATATAGATGAAATATCAAACTATGAAGAGTATAAATTAGACGACGCTGAAATTTGTATAATCTGCTACGGTAGCGTAAGCTTAGCGGCAAAAGAAGCAGTTGATAAACTAAGAAACGAAGGCATAAAAGTAGGTATTTTTAGACCTATTACTTTATGGCCAAGCCCAGAAGCCAAACTAAAAGAGATCGGCTCTAAATTTAAAAAGATTTTGGTGACAGAGCTAAATTTGGGTCAATATTTAGAAGAAATACAAAGATGTACTTTAAGAAATGATTTTAAAACATTACTTAAAGCAAACGGTCGTCCGCTTAGTCCAAGCGAAATCATAAATAAAGTTAAGGAGTTTTAA
- a CDS encoding 2-oxoglutarate ferredoxin oxidoreductase subunit beta → MAFNYDNYLRTSKMPTLWCWGCGDGVILKSVIRAIDAMGWNMDDVCVVSGIGCSGRFSSYVNCNTVHTTHGRAIAYATGIKLANPEKHVIVVTGDGDGLAIGGNHTIHGCRRNIDINHILINNFIYGLTNSQTSPTTPQGFWTVTAQWGNIDPNFDAAKLATAAGATFVGRETVINPTRIEKLLVEGFKHEGYSFFDIFSNCHINLGRKNKMGEATQMIDWIDQRTISKVKFDALSDEEKHGKFPTGVLHKDESHIEYCKAYQKVIEAAQNKTKINFEEIK, encoded by the coding sequence ATGGCTTTTAACTATGATAATTATCTAAGAACAAGTAAAATGCCTACACTTTGGTGTTGGGGTTGTGGTGATGGTGTCATCTTAAAAAGTGTTATAAGAGCTATAGACGCTATGGGTTGGAATATGGATGATGTGTGTGTAGTAAGTGGTATAGGCTGCTCAGGTAGATTTTCAAGTTATGTAAACTGCAACACAGTTCACACAACTCACGGTCGTGCGATAGCCTATGCAACAGGTATCAAACTAGCAAATCCAGAAAAACACGTAATCGTCGTAACTGGAGATGGTGATGGTCTTGCGATCGGTGGAAATCATACAATACACGGATGTAGAAGAAATATAGATATAAACCATATCTTAATAAACAACTTTATCTATGGTCTTACAAACTCTCAAACAAGCCCTACGACTCCACAAGGCTTTTGGACAGTTACGGCTCAATGGGGAAATATAGATCCAAATTTTGACGCCGCAAAGCTCGCAACTGCTGCTGGAGCTACATTCGTTGGGCGTGAAACTGTGATAAATCCTACTAGAATAGAAAAACTTCTAGTAGAAGGATTTAAACACGAAGGATATAGCTTTTTTGATATTTTCTCAAACTGCCATATAAATTTAGGTAGAAAAAATAAAATGGGTGAAGCTACACAGATGATAGACTGGATCGATCAAAGAACGATTTCAAAAGTTAAATTTGACGCTCTTAGCGATGAAGAAAAACATGGGAAATTCCCAACTGGTGTGCTTCATAAAGACGAGAGTCATATAGAGTATTGCAAAGCTTATCAAAAAGTTATTGAGGCTGCTCAAAACAAAACAAAAATCAACTTTGAGGAGATAAAATGA
- a CDS encoding 2-oxoacid:acceptor oxidoreductase family protein, giving the protein MSSAELRFVGVGGQGVILAGEILSAAKIEAGGYGVKASTYTSQVRGGPTKVDIILSDEEIRYPYANEGEIEFMLATAQKSYDTFKEGVKDGGIIVVEPNLVKPSEEDKKRWKIYEIPIISIAKDEVGNVITQSVVALGVAIKFTGVMDAEIVRAKMLSSVPDKVKEANNKAYDLGLAYASKYL; this is encoded by the coding sequence ATGAGTTCAGCAGAGTTAAGATTTGTCGGAGTAGGCGGACAAGGCGTTATCTTGGCTGGAGAGATTCTCTCAGCTGCCAAGATAGAAGCAGGTGGATACGGCGTAAAGGCTTCAACTTATACTTCACAAGTACGTGGCGGTCCAACAAAAGTTGATATCATATTAAGTGATGAAGAGATAAGATATCCTTATGCAAATGAGGGTGAGATAGAGTTTATGTTAGCTACAGCGCAAAAAAGCTATGATACTTTTAAAGAAGGCGTAAAAGACGGTGGTATCATCGTAGTAGAGCCGAATTTGGTAAAACCTAGCGAAGAAGACAAAAAACGCTGGAAAATATATGAGATTCCTATCATTTCTATAGCTAAAGATGAAGTTGGAAATGTCATCACTCAAAGCGTAGTAGCTCTTGGTGTAGCTATCAAATTTACAGGCGTAATGGACGCTGAGATAGTTCGTGCCAAAATGCTTAGTTCAGTTCCTGATAAAGTAAAAGAGGCTAATAATAAAGCCTATGATCTTGGGCTTGCATACGCTTCTAAATACTTATAA
- a CDS encoding flavodoxin domain-containing protein, translated as MSKIGVIYGSNGGDTKEVAEYIASKFDSEVIDVKDLSVDFFDKFDKFIFAASTHGHGELQKDFKAKLNVVAEASFINKTVALVGVGGQVKHPSTFIDGLVEFLPLIRGAKLVGASDVDGYKFTHSLAFINGKFVGAAIDFKNDPEWKTRADKWVASVKGEF; from the coding sequence ATGTCAAAAATAGGCGTTATTTACGGTTCAAATGGTGGCGATACAAAAGAAGTTGCAGAGTATATAGCCAGTAAATTTGATAGCGAAGTTATCGATGTAAAAGATTTAAGCGTTGATTTTTTCGATAAATTCGATAAATTTATATTTGCAGCTTCTACTCACGGACACGGTGAGCTTCAAAAAGATTTCAAAGCTAAATTAAATGTAGTTGCTGAAGCAAGTTTTATAAATAAAACAGTTGCACTTGTAGGAGTAGGTGGTCAAGTAAAACATCCAAGTACATTCATAGACGGTTTAGTAGAGTTTTTACCACTGATTCGTGGAGCAAAACTTGTGGGTGCTAGTGATGTAGATGGATATAAATTTACACACTCATTAGCATTTATAAATGGTAAATTTGTAGGTGCTGCGATAGATTTCAAAAATGATCCAGAATGGAAAACAAGAGCTGACAAATGGGTCGCTTCTGTAAAAGGTGAGTTTTAA